A single region of the Arthrobacter sp. zg-Y20 genome encodes:
- a CDS encoding class I SAM-dependent methyltransferase, which produces MTGVLPSLAERAVDAVEEMDRPDADPRQLERTYARFWLINAVVSGWRRNYVRYLRPLFRESGGGSLLDIGSGGGDVPRCLARWARRDGFALDITAIDPDPRAHAFASARPPVPGLAYRQAFSSDLVAEGRSYDVVISNHMLHHLGAGELEALLADSEKLATRLILHSDIERSRWAYVLFSVGTWPFFPGSFIRRDGLTSIRRSFTAAELAEVTPAGWQGVQHRPWQNLLVHPPLSRIPALARES; this is translated from the coding sequence ATGACGGGTGTGCTCCCGTCGCTGGCTGAACGCGCCGTGGATGCCGTGGAAGAAATGGACCGGCCCGACGCCGATCCCCGGCAATTGGAACGCACCTACGCCCGCTTCTGGCTGATCAACGCCGTTGTATCGGGATGGCGGCGCAACTACGTCCGGTACCTGCGCCCGCTGTTCCGGGAGAGCGGCGGCGGGAGTTTGCTGGATATCGGTTCCGGCGGCGGGGACGTGCCCCGCTGCCTTGCCCGCTGGGCGCGCCGGGACGGCTTCGCGCTGGACATCACGGCGATCGACCCGGATCCGCGGGCGCACGCCTTCGCCTCGGCCCGCCCCCCGGTGCCGGGGCTCGCCTACCGGCAGGCATTCAGCTCCGACCTGGTTGCGGAGGGCCGGTCCTACGACGTCGTGATCTCCAACCACATGCTCCATCACCTCGGCGCGGGGGAACTGGAGGCCCTGCTGGCCGATTCGGAAAAACTCGCCACCAGGCTGATTCTGCACAGCGACATTGAGCGCAGCCGGTGGGCGTACGTGCTGTTTTCGGTGGGGACCTGGCCGTTTTTCCCCGGCTCATTCATCCGCCGGGACGGGCTGACCTCCATCCGGCGCAGTTTCACGGCGGCGGAACTGGCGGAGGTAACTCCGGCCGGCTGGCAGGGCGTGCAGCACCGGCCGTGGCAGAACCTGCTGGTCCATCCGCCGCTGTCCCGGATCCCGGCGCTGGCCAGGGAGTCCTGA
- a CDS encoding ATP-dependent DNA helicase RecQ — translation MNVTRETLIRTASEVFGWETPREGQLEAMTAVAQGRDVLCVMPTGHGKSAVYQVPALALPGVAVVISPLVALQRDQADAINAAAGRTRAYVVNSGQSQAQINDAWAAVEDPDEEQRAKFLFLAPEQVAKEDVAQRLKSLDVSLLVIDEAHCVSAWGHDFRPDYLQLGALVQALGKPVVALTATAAPPVRTEIAGVLQLKDPFLIAQGFDRPNLHLAVRMHVESEDKRRAVVDSVPDLEHPGLVYVATRKEAEQYAEDLEKAGLRAAAFHSGRPAGEREDVHRRFLADELDVVVATTAFGMGIDKPNVRYVVHAGIPDSVDSYYQEIGRGGRDGKPATAILHYRPEDLGLRRFFASNRPSDDDLRQLFAVLRAQNGTISQARLRETLNLSARKLAGLLNLLYEAGAVTASKKGYKAGTMSPDEAVSAAAEYAERRENIDQSRVDMARQYAETSGCRRQFLLGYFGENMPDPCGNCDNCEKAAAAADVAPEDLAELSPDDAADLPFPLQSPVTHTEWGPGVVMSYEDETVTVLFEAEGYKTLSVDLVLEKDLLQPLNQ, via the coding sequence ATGAACGTCACCAGGGAAACCCTGATCCGGACAGCGTCGGAGGTCTTCGGCTGGGAGACGCCCCGCGAAGGGCAGCTCGAAGCCATGACCGCCGTAGCCCAGGGCAGGGATGTCCTATGCGTTATGCCTACCGGACACGGCAAATCCGCCGTCTACCAGGTTCCGGCGCTTGCCCTGCCGGGTGTCGCCGTCGTTATTTCTCCCTTGGTCGCACTGCAGCGCGACCAAGCAGACGCCATTAACGCTGCCGCGGGCCGCACCCGTGCGTATGTAGTGAACTCCGGTCAGTCCCAAGCCCAGATCAACGACGCGTGGGCCGCGGTTGAGGACCCGGATGAGGAGCAGCGGGCCAAGTTCCTGTTCCTCGCGCCGGAACAGGTGGCCAAGGAGGACGTGGCACAACGCCTGAAGAGCCTGGATGTGTCCTTGCTGGTCATCGACGAGGCACACTGCGTCTCTGCGTGGGGCCATGATTTCCGGCCGGACTATCTCCAGCTCGGCGCCCTGGTCCAGGCCCTCGGGAAACCCGTGGTTGCCCTCACCGCCACCGCCGCTCCGCCGGTGCGCACCGAGATTGCCGGCGTCCTGCAGCTGAAGGACCCGTTCCTGATAGCCCAGGGCTTTGACCGGCCCAACCTGCACCTGGCGGTTCGCATGCACGTGGAGTCCGAGGACAAGCGGCGCGCCGTGGTGGACAGTGTTCCGGACCTGGAACACCCCGGCCTGGTGTACGTGGCAACGCGCAAGGAAGCCGAGCAATACGCCGAGGACCTGGAAAAGGCGGGCCTGCGGGCAGCGGCCTTCCATTCGGGCCGGCCGGCCGGGGAACGGGAAGACGTCCACCGCCGGTTCCTGGCTGACGAACTGGACGTAGTGGTGGCCACCACGGCGTTCGGCATGGGCATCGACAAGCCCAACGTCCGCTACGTGGTGCACGCCGGGATCCCGGATTCGGTGGACAGCTACTACCAGGAAATCGGCCGGGGCGGACGGGACGGCAAACCCGCCACCGCCATCCTGCACTACCGGCCGGAGGACCTGGGCCTGCGTCGCTTCTTTGCCAGCAACCGGCCCAGCGACGACGACCTGCGGCAGTTGTTCGCGGTGCTCCGGGCACAGAACGGCACCATCAGCCAGGCCCGGCTGCGGGAAACACTGAACCTCAGCGCGCGGAAACTCGCTGGCCTGCTGAACCTGCTGTACGAGGCCGGGGCCGTCACAGCCAGCAAAAAGGGCTACAAGGCAGGCACCATGAGCCCGGACGAGGCGGTATCCGCCGCCGCCGAGTACGCCGAACGGCGCGAGAACATCGACCAGTCGCGGGTGGATATGGCCCGGCAGTACGCCGAGACCTCGGGCTGCCGCCGCCAGTTCCTGCTCGGCTACTTCGGGGAGAATATGCCCGATCCCTGCGGGAACTGCGACAACTGCGAAAAGGCCGCTGCCGCGGCGGACGTCGCCCCGGAAGACCTGGCCGAGCTGTCCCCGGACGATGCGGCGGACCTCCCGTTCCCGCTGCAGTCCCCGGTGACGCACACCGAGTGGGGACCCGGCGTCGTGATGAGTTACGAGGATGAGACCGTCACGGTGCTTTTTGAAGCGGAGGGCTACAAGACCCTGTCGGTGGACCTCGTACTGGAAAAGGACCTGCTGCAGCCGCTAAACCAGTAG
- a CDS encoding MDR family MFS transporter, with product MSHRQILQALTGLLAALFTAMLSTTIVANALPTIMGELHGTQTDFAWVVTAALLANAVSTPIWGKLADLFNKKVLVQLSIIVFVAGSVLAGFSESMPLLLTARVIQGLGMGGLTALAQAIIGSIIPPRERGRYSGYMGAVMAVATAGGPLLGGFIVDSPLGWRWTFFLCVPLAVIALILLQFTLRLEHVRRPARIDWLGSILLTAGVSLLLIWVSFAGKEDYYEWASWETAAMVGGSVILLALLVLVESKVSEPIIPLKIISQRTTALAILASVAVGIAMFGSTTFLGQYFQLARGFSPTEAGLLMLPMIAGNLLGSVGSGLLITRFGKWKRFLVIGTILVIIGTALAGTIDHETQMVLVSLFIFVLGVGMGLLMQNLVLAVQNTVKVTEVGSASASIAFFRTVGGAIGVSVLGAVLSSSVSRRVSEELTNAGIPTSGGTTATLDLAQLPPQIQDFFRIAYAEGTADIFRIAAVVSVVALVAVLFIKEQALRRTLDVKPTTGNPVEPGLTGGTEILQTGAMSAVQADDVQAKDTMATDAPAEDAATRK from the coding sequence ATGAGCCACCGCCAGATCCTCCAGGCCCTCACCGGCCTGCTCGCCGCACTGTTCACGGCGATGCTGAGCACCACCATCGTGGCCAACGCGCTGCCCACCATCATGGGCGAGCTGCACGGCACCCAGACCGACTTCGCCTGGGTCGTCACCGCCGCACTGCTGGCCAACGCGGTCAGCACACCCATCTGGGGCAAGCTCGCTGACCTGTTCAACAAAAAAGTACTGGTGCAGCTGAGCATCATCGTCTTCGTGGCCGGCTCCGTGCTGGCAGGGTTCTCCGAATCCATGCCGCTGCTGCTCACCGCGCGGGTGATCCAGGGCCTGGGCATGGGCGGCCTGACTGCCCTGGCGCAGGCGATCATCGGCTCAATCATCCCGCCGCGCGAGCGCGGCCGGTACTCCGGGTACATGGGTGCGGTCATGGCCGTCGCCACCGCCGGCGGCCCGCTGCTGGGCGGCTTCATCGTAGACAGCCCGCTGGGCTGGCGCTGGACCTTCTTCCTCTGCGTCCCGCTCGCCGTCATCGCGCTGATCCTGCTCCAGTTCACCCTGCGCCTGGAACACGTGCGCCGTCCGGCCCGGATCGACTGGCTCGGATCCATCCTGCTCACCGCCGGCGTCTCCCTGCTGCTGATCTGGGTTTCGTTTGCCGGCAAGGAGGACTACTACGAGTGGGCCTCCTGGGAAACCGCCGCCATGGTGGGCGGCTCCGTGATCCTGCTGGCACTGCTGGTCCTGGTGGAGTCCAAGGTTTCCGAACCCATCATCCCGCTCAAGATCATCAGCCAGCGCACCACCGCGCTGGCCATCCTGGCCTCCGTGGCCGTGGGTATCGCCATGTTCGGTTCCACCACCTTCCTGGGCCAGTACTTCCAGTTGGCCCGCGGCTTCAGCCCCACCGAAGCCGGACTGCTGATGCTGCCCATGATCGCGGGCAACCTGCTCGGATCGGTCGGTTCCGGCCTGCTGATCACCCGCTTCGGTAAGTGGAAGCGCTTCCTGGTCATCGGCACCATCCTGGTCATCATCGGCACGGCGCTGGCCGGCACCATCGACCATGAAACCCAGATGGTCCTGGTCAGCCTGTTTATCTTCGTCCTCGGTGTGGGCATGGGCCTGCTGATGCAGAACCTTGTCCTTGCAGTCCAGAACACCGTCAAGGTCACGGAGGTTGGCTCGGCCAGCGCCTCCATCGCCTTCTTCCGCACCGTCGGCGGCGCCATCGGCGTTTCCGTGCTGGGTGCCGTACTCTCCAGCTCGGTCAGCCGCCGGGTGAGCGAGGAACTGACCAACGCCGGCATCCCGACCAGCGGGGGCACCACCGCCACGCTGGACCTTGCCCAGCTGCCGCCGCAGATCCAGGACTTCTTCCGCATCGCATATGCCGAGGGCACCGCGGACATCTTCCGGATTGCCGCTGTAGTCTCCGTGGTTGCGCTGGTGGCCGTGCTGTTCATCAAGGAGCAGGCCCTGCGCCGTACCCTGGACGTCAAGCCGACCACCGGCAACCCGGTGGAGCCGGGCCTCACCGGCGGTACGGAAATACTCCAGACCGGGGCCATGTCCGCCGTGCAGGCTGACGATGTCCAGGCCAAGGACACCATGGCAACGGACGCCCCCGCGGAGGATGCCGCAACCCGGAAGTAA
- a CDS encoding NAD(P)/FAD-dependent oxidoreductase: MAEPAGPSAAVPDPGAGQGVLITVHQLSPAPAPQATAEHVPRAASDVVIVGGGPVGAYLAVLLLQAGITVQVLEQRTGRSRHSRAIGVHPPALASLARAGIADAMTAEGVRITHGEARSAGRTVARLDFAAASAQYPFVLTLPQIRTEELLEERLRALDPTALVRGARVESFTDDGRCVRVCGRSGGKPFNTRASLLVAADGARSAVRTALGTRWSSRQLADTYLMGDFPDHTGDGPLGVLYLEPEGIVESFPLPGGLRRWVAHTDCLQRGATAEMLAAVVLRRTGYRLDAGANSMLSAFDVRIGRAGRLIRGRTVLVGDAAHQISPIGGQGMNLGWLDAAALAPLIAASLRGRPVGAELREFERRRRRDAVIASAQARTNMVLGRPLPAPVLAMRNAGLERVFQVPALGNAVARRFTMQ, encoded by the coding sequence GTGGCAGAACCTGCTGGTCCATCCGCCGCTGTCCCGGATCCCGGCGCTGGCCAGGGAGTCCTGATCACGGTGCACCAGCTCTCCCCCGCCCCGGCGCCGCAGGCGACCGCAGAACACGTTCCCCGGGCGGCATCCGACGTCGTTATTGTGGGCGGCGGACCGGTGGGAGCCTATCTGGCTGTCCTGCTGCTGCAGGCGGGCATCACCGTCCAGGTACTCGAACAGCGGACCGGGCGCAGCCGGCATTCGCGTGCCATCGGTGTCCACCCGCCGGCCCTGGCGTCCCTCGCCCGGGCCGGAATCGCCGATGCCATGACCGCCGAAGGCGTACGGATCACCCACGGTGAGGCCCGCAGCGCGGGCCGGACGGTTGCCCGGCTGGATTTCGCCGCCGCTTCGGCACAGTATCCGTTTGTCCTGACGCTGCCGCAGATCCGCACCGAGGAGCTGCTCGAGGAACGCCTGCGCGCCCTGGACCCAACGGCGCTGGTACGCGGCGCGCGGGTGGAGTCCTTTACCGACGACGGACGCTGCGTCCGGGTCTGCGGCCGCTCCGGCGGAAAGCCGTTCAACACGCGGGCATCCCTGCTGGTGGCGGCCGACGGCGCCCGGTCCGCCGTCCGTACCGCGCTTGGCACGCGCTGGTCCTCCCGGCAGCTTGCCGATACCTATTTGATGGGCGACTTTCCGGACCACACCGGTGACGGGCCGCTGGGAGTGCTGTATCTGGAGCCGGAGGGAATCGTGGAATCCTTTCCCCTGCCCGGCGGGCTGCGCCGGTGGGTGGCCCACACCGACTGCCTGCAGCGCGGTGCCACGGCCGAAATGCTGGCCGCCGTGGTTCTGCGCCGCACCGGATACCGGCTGGATGCCGGGGCCAACTCGATGCTCAGTGCCTTCGACGTGCGCATCGGCAGGGCGGGCCGGCTGATCCGCGGCCGGACCGTGCTGGTGGGCGATGCCGCCCACCAGATCAGTCCCATCGGCGGGCAGGGCATGAACCTGGGCTGGCTCGACGCCGCCGCCCTGGCCCCGCTGATCGCCGCGTCCCTGCGCGGCCGGCCGGTGGGAGCGGAACTGCGGGAATTTGAACGGCGCCGGCGGCGCGACGCGGTGATTGCCTCCGCGCAGGCCCGGACCAACATGGTCCTGGGCCGGCCGCTGCCGGCACCTGTGCTGGCAATGCGCAACGCCGGGCTGGAACGGGTGTTCCAGGTCCCGGCGCTGGGCAACGCGGTGGCACGGCGTTTCACCATGCAGTAG
- a CDS encoding type III polyketide synthase, with amino-acid sequence MTVTLRSLETAIPPTVLVQTEVRDCFATQPGLTRLGERLVRTCFDSAAIDTRRTALAELSLTDTSEHPVFYDARSGLLLKPSTKVRNDIFAVQATKLFIEAATKALAAAPGVTAADITHVITVSCTGFFNPGPDYKVVRALGLDPSVQRYHLGFMGCYAAFPAMRAAKSFCEADPGAVVLVVSAELCSLHVRTSNDPDAIMGSSLFADGAAAAVITARDDLPEGPGIQLDHFETILTPVGEEAMAWNIGDEGFEMVLGTYVPHIIDDHIVGALDPLLAHDDSLGTLPYREIEHWAIHPGGRSILDKVEAKLELSEEQLFPARETLRTVGNMSSATVLFVLKRILDLPSAGGNERICSMAFGPGLTVETGLFTRVGVPVQPAAAVAGERAEQPAVGVPA; translated from the coding sequence ATGACGGTTACCCTCAGGTCCTTGGAAACTGCAATTCCCCCCACTGTGCTGGTGCAGACTGAAGTCCGTGACTGCTTCGCCACCCAGCCGGGCCTGACCCGGCTGGGTGAACGGCTGGTCCGCACCTGCTTCGATTCCGCGGCCATCGACACCCGCCGCACGGCACTGGCCGAGCTGTCCCTCACCGACACCTCCGAGCATCCGGTGTTTTACGACGCCCGCAGCGGATTGCTGCTGAAGCCCAGCACCAAGGTTCGCAACGACATTTTCGCAGTGCAGGCCACCAAGCTTTTCATCGAGGCCGCAACCAAGGCCTTGGCGGCCGCCCCGGGAGTGACGGCGGCGGACATCACGCACGTCATCACCGTCTCCTGCACGGGGTTCTTCAACCCCGGCCCGGACTACAAAGTGGTCCGGGCGCTCGGGCTGGACCCCTCCGTCCAGCGCTACCACCTGGGCTTTATGGGCTGCTATGCCGCGTTCCCGGCCATGCGCGCCGCGAAGTCCTTCTGCGAGGCCGATCCCGGCGCCGTGGTGCTGGTGGTCAGCGCCGAACTCTGCTCCCTGCATGTGCGCACCTCCAATGACCCCGATGCCATCATGGGGTCCTCGCTCTTTGCCGACGGCGCCGCCGCCGCGGTGATCACTGCCCGCGATGACCTGCCCGAGGGCCCCGGCATCCAACTGGACCATTTCGAGACCATCCTTACCCCGGTGGGTGAGGAAGCCATGGCCTGGAATATCGGCGACGAAGGCTTCGAGATGGTGCTGGGCACCTATGTTCCGCACATCATCGACGACCACATTGTCGGCGCCCTTGACCCGCTGCTCGCCCACGACGATTCGTTGGGAACGCTGCCGTACCGGGAGATCGAGCACTGGGCCATCCATCCCGGTGGCCGCAGCATCCTGGACAAGGTGGAGGCCAAGCTCGAACTGAGCGAGGAACAGCTGTTCCCGGCTCGGGAAACGCTGCGCACAGTGGGCAACATGAGCAGCGCTACGGTGCTGTTTGTCCTCAAACGCATCCTGGATCTGCCCTCTGCAGGTGGCAACGAGCGGATTTGTTCCATGGCCTTCGGCCCGGGCCTGACCGTGGAAACAGGATTGTTCACCCGGGTCGGCGTGCCGGTCCAGCCGGCGGCAGCGGTGGCCGGAGAACGCGCTGAGCAGCCGGCGGTAGGCGTCCCTGCATGA
- a CDS encoding DUF2243 domain-containing protein, translated as MATQHHTRRSPRPRNLVSGLLFGIGLAAFMDEVVFHQLLQWHHFYDRSTTSVGLFSDGLFHAFGWFAVVAGLFLFADLRRWHQLLWPRWIGGVLLGAGAFQLYDGTVQHKLMGLHQIRYEVDLLAYDTVWNSVAVLLIVAGAWLTYRTRAAVPPGTAETTADA; from the coding sequence ATGGCAACGCAGCACCACACCCGCAGGTCTCCCCGCCCACGCAATCTGGTTTCCGGTCTCCTGTTTGGAATCGGGCTGGCTGCCTTCATGGATGAAGTGGTCTTCCACCAACTGCTGCAGTGGCACCACTTCTATGACCGCTCCACCACCTCGGTGGGCCTGTTCTCGGACGGACTGTTCCACGCCTTTGGCTGGTTTGCCGTGGTGGCCGGGTTGTTCCTGTTCGCCGACCTCCGCCGCTGGCACCAGCTCCTGTGGCCGCGCTGGATTGGCGGTGTCCTGCTCGGCGCCGGAGCCTTCCAGTTGTATGACGGCACCGTGCAGCACAAACTCATGGGCCTGCACCAGATCCGGTACGAGGTGGATCTGCTGGCCTATGACACCGTGTGGAACTCGGTGGCGGTGCTGCTGATCGTTGCCGGCGCATGGCTGACGTACCGTACCCGTGCCGCCGTTCCCCCGGGCACGGCAGAAACCACGGCCGATGCATAA
- a CDS encoding DUF503 domain-containing protein: MWIGALELDLLLGDVHSLKGKRSVVRPILAELRRKFDVSAAEVGSLDLHRRSGLGVSVVSADRSHVVEVLDAAERLVAARPEVELLSTRRRLFTEED; this comes from the coding sequence ATGTGGATCGGCGCGCTGGAACTGGACCTGCTCCTGGGGGATGTGCATTCCCTCAAGGGCAAACGCTCGGTGGTGCGGCCCATCCTCGCTGAGCTGCGGCGGAAGTTTGACGTCTCCGCCGCGGAGGTCGGGTCGCTGGACCTGCACCGCCGTTCGGGTTTGGGTGTAAGTGTGGTGTCGGCGGACAGGTCGCATGTGGTGGAGGTGCTCGATGCCGCGGAGCGACTGGTGGCGGCCCGGCCGGAAGTGGAGCTGTTGAGCACCCGGCGCCGGCTCTTCACCGAAGAGGACTAA
- a CDS encoding cytochrome c oxidase assembly protein — protein MHNHGGGFAAETLFFIPAVAALVAYWAGALSPRSGSWPWYRTLCFTLGVGAVLVTVLNPLAELAHTDFAILSFSHLLAGMVSPLLLVLSRPFTLALRSLDVFPARRLSRLLRSRFVRFLAFPVTAAVLNTGGMFLMFRTPLLQAMQESMPVHWLVTFHLLAAGYLFTAAIIGRDPSPHRAGYRLRAIVLVLSIAAHNILAKGIYADPPPGVSATAAEQGALVMYYGGAVLELVLVLLLCRQWFQWSRPRARIASISGPQ, from the coding sequence ATGCATAACCACGGCGGAGGCTTCGCCGCGGAGACGTTGTTCTTTATCCCCGCGGTTGCTGCCTTGGTGGCCTACTGGGCCGGAGCGCTCTCGCCGCGCTCGGGCAGCTGGCCCTGGTACCGGACCCTGTGCTTCACCTTGGGCGTGGGGGCGGTCCTGGTGACCGTGCTGAACCCGTTGGCCGAACTGGCGCATACGGATTTCGCCATACTCAGCTTCTCCCACCTGCTGGCCGGGATGGTCTCGCCGCTGCTGCTGGTGTTGTCCCGTCCCTTCACGCTCGCGCTGCGCAGCCTTGACGTCTTTCCGGCCCGACGGCTCTCCCGGCTGCTGCGCAGCAGGTTTGTCCGCTTCCTGGCTTTCCCCGTTACCGCGGCCGTGCTGAATACCGGCGGAATGTTCCTGATGTTCCGCACCCCGCTGCTGCAGGCCATGCAGGAGTCCATGCCGGTGCACTGGCTGGTGACGTTCCATCTGCTCGCTGCGGGGTATCTGTTTACCGCCGCCATCATCGGCCGGGATCCCTCACCGCACCGGGCCGGCTACCGGCTGCGGGCCATTGTGCTGGTCCTGTCCATTGCCGCGCACAACATCCTGGCCAAGGGCATTTATGCCGATCCGCCGCCCGGCGTGAGCGCGACCGCAGCGGAACAGGGCGCCCTGGTGATGTACTACGGCGGTGCGGTCCTGGAACTGGTGCTGGTTCTGCTCCTATGCCGCCAGTGGTTCCAGTGGTCCCGCCCACGGGCACGAATCGCATCCATATCCGGTCCTCAGTAA